GACCTCAGGTCTACTTGAACTCCTAGGCTCCGCACCATGGTTCCGAACGACGCGCTCGCCTCCCCCGCCGACGAAACCGGCGCCACGCCCGCCGCCGCGCCCCGCGTCCTGCTCGTGGGCGTCGACCCGGCCCTGGTCGACTTCCGGACCCTGCCGGGGCTGACCGCCGCCGGAGTGCGGGGCGCCCGCTCGGAGATCGACGCGGAGCTGTCGGCTCTCGGCCTCACCGTCGAGCGGTGCGTCCTCGACCTCGGCGCCACCGCGGAGGCCACGTTGCGCCGTGCCCTGGGGAACGGCGACTTCGCGTGCGTGGTCATCGGCGCGGGAGTCCGGGTGGTGCCGGAGAACCTGCCGCTGTTCGAACGCGTCGTCAACACCGTCCACCGGCTCGCCCCCGACGCGGCCATCGCTTTCAACACCGACCCGGCCGACACGGCCGACGCCGTCCGCCGCGCCCTGGCCGCCCCCCGTCCCTGAACCCCGCACCGCGCGAACACCCCGCGCCCCGGGCGAGGCGCGCGCGGCGCGGCCGGTCAGGAGGACGGGCCGACCAGGCCCGTCTCGTAGGCGAGGATCACCAGGTGCACCCGGTCCCGCGCGTCGAGCTTGGCGAGCAGGCGGGTCAGGTAGGTCTTGGCGGTGGCGACGCTGATGTGGAGCCGCTCCGCGATCTCGGTGTTGGACAGGCCCTTGCCGACCAGGACGAGCACTTCGCGCTCCCGGTCGGTGATGCGGTCGAGTTCGGCGCGCCGCGCCGGCGTGCCCTCGGGGCGCGCGGCGAACTCCTTGATCAGCCGGCGGGTGACGCTCGGCGCGATCAGGGCGTCGCCCGCGGCGACCGTGCGGACCGCGGCGAGGATGTCCTCCAGCGCCATGTCCTTGACGAGGAACCCCGACGCGCCCGCCCGCAGCGCCCCGAGGACGTAATCGTCGTCGTCGAAGGTCGTCAGCACCACGACGTGCGCCGGGGTGGACCCCGCGGTGATGAGCCGGGTGGCCTCGATGCCGTCCATGCCCGGCATGCGGATGTCCATCACGACCACGTCGGGGGCGAGTTCACCGGCCAGCCGGACGGCCTCGGCACCGCTCGACGCCTCGCCGACCACCTCGACGTCCTCGGCGTCGGTGATGACCATCCGCAACGCGGCCCGCACCAGGGGCTGGTCGTCGGCGAGCAGCACTCGCGCACATCGGGCTCCCGGGTCCCGGGCAGGCGTCGCGGTCATGGGCACAGCGTAGGCCCCCGGTACCCGGGGGCCGCGCCCCGCCTGAGAGGGCCGGACTCCCCCTCGGGTGCGCGCCGGATCGTCAACCGGCCCCCTCCCGCCGTTCCGTCGCGCCGTCCGCCGCCGGCACGGGCAGCCGGGCGGTCACGAGGAATCCGCCGCCGGGGCGGGGCCCGGCGGTCATGTGGCCGCCCAGCAGGGCGGCCCGTTCCCGCATGCCGAGCAGGCCGAACCCGGAGGGGTCTGCGCGCCCGGGGCGCGCGCCGCTCCCGCGGTCCGCGACCTCGATGGCCAGGACGTCGTCGCCGTGGTCGACCCGCACCCGGCAGGGCGCCCCGCCCGCGTGCCTGACGACGTTGGTGACGGCTTCCTGCACGATGCGGAACGCCGCGAGGTCGACGTCGGCGGGCAGCGGGCGGCGCCGGCCGCGCCACTCGACCCGCACCGGGACGCCCGCCGCCGTGGTGCTCGCGGCGAGCCGCTCCAGGTCCGCGAGGCCCGCGCCCGGCCGCGGGGAGTCCCCCTGCCAGGGCCGGCCGCCCTCCCGCCCCGCCTCCCGCTCCCGGTCCGCCTCCCGCAGCGCCCCCAGCGTCCGCCGCAGCCCGGCCAGCGTCTCGCGCCCCACGCGTTCCACCGTGGACAGCGCCTCGCGGGCCCGCTCCGGCTGCGTCTCGATGACCCGGGCCGCGGCACCGGCCTGGAGGGCGATGATGCCGATGCTGTGCGCGACCGTGTCGTGCATCTCCCGCGCGATGCGCAACCGCTCCGCCGTGGCTGCCTGGGCCACGGTCCTGGCGTGCAGTTCCGCGGTGTGGGCGCGGGTCTGGCGCAGCGAGTCGCCGACCAGCCAGGCGGTGACGACCGTCAGCGCCATGAACGGCTCGGAAGCGGTGCCCGATTCGGTGTCCGCGAGCCACCGCAGCGCGGGGTAGGCGGCGAGCACGCCGAGCGTCACGGCGACGGCGCCGACCGCGGCGCGGCGCGGCCTGACGGCCGCGAGCTGGCACAGGGCGACGTCCACCCCGAGCAGTTGCGGGGGCGGGATCTCGTCCTGCCGCCAGGCGACGGTCGTGAGGACCGTGCCGAGCAGCACCAGGGCCCAGCCCGGCACGGGCCTGCGGCGCGCCGCCACGCAGCCCGCCAGCACCAGCGCGAACGCGAGGGCGAGCAGCAGCCGGGCGGCCAACGGGTCGAGGCCGTCCCTCGGGTAGCTGAGGGAGTAGGCGTACTGCCGGGGCAGCACGACGTACTCGATGATGGGGTACACGGCCGCCGCGAACCACGCCAGCGCCGTCCACAGGCCGGGGGGTATGCGCCGGGCCGACGGCGACAGCGGTGAGGTGTGCACCCCGCGATCGTAGGCGCGCGTGCCCGCTCTCCCCATCGCCCTCCGGTCGTACGACCTGGGTCGACACCGCCGCCGCCGATTGCCGACACCGGGCCGACGACGCCCGGGGGCGCCGGGCGGCATCGTTGCCATCGTGATCGAGAGCAGCCACCTCACCAAGCGGTACGGCCGCACGACGGCCGTCCATGACCTGACCTTCACCGTGCGCCCCGGACTTGTGACCGGCTTCCTCGGGCCGAACGGCTCGGGCAAGAGCACCACGCTGCGGATGATCCTCGGCCTGCACGAGCCGACGAGCGGTACGGTCACCGTGAACGGGCAGCCGTTCGGCAGCCGTTCGCGCGGCCTGCGCCACGTCGGCGCGCTGCTGGACGCGCATGACGTGCACGGCGGGCGCGGCGCGGCGGCCCACCTGTCGGTCCTGGCCCGCGCCAACCGCCTGCCGCGGCGGCGCGTGGCCGAGGTGCTCGGCGAGGTCGGGCTCGCGGATGTCGCCGGGCGGCGCGTCGGCGCGTTCTCGCTCGGCATGAAGCAGCGGCTCGGCATCGCGTCCGCCCTCCTCGGCGATCCGCCGGTGCTGGTGTTCGACGAGCCGCTCAACGGGCTCGACCCTGAAGGCGTCGCGTGGGTGCGCGGCCTGTTCCGGCGGCTGGCCGCCGAGGGCCGCACCGTGTTCGTCTCCAGCCACCTGATGTCCGAGATGGAGCACACGGCGGACCGGCTGGTCGTGATCGGGCGCGGCGAGCTGATAGCGGACGAGACCGTGGCGGAGTTCTCGGCGCGCGGCACCCGGCGGGGCGTCACCGTGCGCACGCCCGCCGCGCCGGTCCTCGACCGGCTGCTGACCGCCGAGGGCGCGGGCGTGCGGGCGGCGGGCGACTCCCTGGCCGTGACCGGCATGGCCGCGGACCGGATCGGTGAGCTGGCCCGGCGGCACGGCGTCCCGCTGCACGAACTGCGCTCCGAATCGGCGTCGTTGGAGGACGTCTTCATGGAACTCACCGCGAGCAGCGTGCAGTTTCCGGGGGGTGACGCGCGATGACCGCGTCGACGCACGCGCGCACGACCGCGGGCGGCGCCCGGGCGCGCGAGGCCGCGGAGCCCCCCGCCCGGTTCCGCGACCTCGTCGGCGCCGAGTGGCTGAAGCTCAGGTCGCTGCGCTCGGTGTGGATCGCGCACGGGGCGACGGCTCTGCTCGTCATCGGCCTCAACGCCGGTACGGCGTACGACAGGTGGAGCCACTGGACGGCACGGGACACGGCCGACCTGGCGGGCTTCGTGCGCGACGGCATACCGCTCCAGATCGCGTTCTCGGCGAACGCCGCCCTGCTCATGGCTGTCGCGCTCGGGGCCATCGGCGCCCTGGCGGTCGTCGGCGAGTACAGCTCGGGCACCATCAGGACGACGTTCACGGCCGTGCCCGCCCGGCACTCGGTGATGGCGGCGAAGGCGGTGGTGGTCGCCGCGACGGCGACCGTGTCCGGCGCGCTCGCCGCCTGCGTGTCCTTCGCCGTGACCCAGGCCGTCCTCGACCGGCGGGGCGCGGGGGTCTCGCTCGGCGATCCGGGAGCCCTCCAGGTCGTGGCGGCATCCGCGCTCCTCGCCCCGGTGTGCGCGCTGGCCGGACTGGCGCTGGGCGCCGCCCTGCGCGGCACCGCGTCGGCCATGGTCGCGACGGTGGTGTGCGTCCTCCTGCTGCCGCTGGCCCTCACCGACGGCCGCCACTGGTCCGCGGTCGCGGGGCACGCCCTGCCCTACCGGGCGTGGCTCCGGCTCACCGACGTCCCCTACGCGCCGGAGGCGACTCCCTTCCCGTGGACCGTGTCGGGCGCCTGGACGGTCTACGCCGGATGGGCGTGCGCCGCGTGCGTGCTGGCCGTTGCCGCGGTGCGCCGCCGCGACCATTGAGGGGAGAGGAAAACCTGTTGTCCCACCGTCGGCGCCCGGGGACCATCGAGTCACAGAACGTCACCTCCGGGGGGAGATCATGATGGGTTACACCGAACTGCCCGGTGCCCGGATACCGATCCGCATGTGGGCCGATCCGGCGGGCGTCGAGGACGGCGCCATGCGGCAGTTGCGCAACGTGACCACGCTGCCGTGGGTCCGCGGCCTGGCGGTCATGCCGGACGTGCACTACGGCAAGGGCGCGACCGTCGGCTCCGTCATCGCCATGGAGGGCGCGGTGTGCCCGGCCGCGGTGGGCGTGGACATCGGGTGCGGCATGTCGGCCGTCAGGACGTCCCTCACGGCCGACGACCTGCCCGACGACCTCTCCGGGCTGCGCTCGCGGATCGAGGCGGCGATCCCGGTCGGGCGGGCGGCGCACGACGTGCCGGTCGGCCCGGCGCGCCTGCACGGCCTGCCCCGGGCCGGGCTCGACGACCTGTGGGCCCGCTTCGACGGCGTCGCGGAGGCGGTCTCGTTCCGCCACGAGCGCGCGACGAAGCAGATGGGCACGCTCGGCGGCGGCAACCACTTCGTCGAGGTGTGCACCGACACCGAGGGCGCCGTGTGGCTGATGCTGCACTCCGGTTCGCGCAACATCGGGAAGGAGCTGGCGGAGCACCACATCGGCGAGGCGCGCAAGCTCCCGCACAACCAGGACCTGGTGGACCGCGACCTCGCGGTGTTCGTCGCCGGGACCCCGCAGATGGCGGCCTACCGGCACGACTTGTTCTGGGCCCAGGAGTACGCGGCGTTCAACAGGGCGGTGATGATGGCGCTGCTGAAGGACGTCGTGCGCCGGGAGTTCGCGGCGGCCGGGCCCCGGTTCGGCGAGGTCATCTCGTGCCACCACAACTACGTGGCCGAGGAGCGCTACGACGGCGTGGACCTGCTCGTCACCCGCAAGGGCGCCATCCGGGCCGGGGACGGCGAGTACGGCATCATCCCCGGCTCGATGGGCACCGGCTCCTACATCGTCAGGGGCCTCGGCAACGCGGCGTCGTTCCGGTCCGCCTCCCACGGCGCGGGGCGGCGCATGAGCCGGAACGCCGCCAAGCGCCGGTTCACCACGGAGGACCTGGCCGCCCAGACGCGGGGCGTCGAGTGCCGCAAGGACGCCGGCGTGGTCGACGAGATACCCGGCGCGTACAAGCCGATCGAGCAGGTCATCGAACGGCAGCGGGACCTCGTCGAGGTCGTGGCCCGGCTGAAGCAGGTCGTCTGCGTCAAGGGCTGAGGCCCGGCCGGGCCCCCGCCGGGAGCCGCCGCGGGGGCGGGCGGGCTCCCGGCGCCGGGCGCGGCCGGGACCGCGCGGCTCACCCGGCGGCGCGGGTGCCGCTGACCATGTAGGTGCGGATCTCCGGCGGGAGCAGCGGCGAGGGCTGTACCCGCGTGGTCATGCCGCGGGACTCCAGCAGGCCGACCACGTCCTTCAGCTGGTTGTCGAGGTCCTGCACCTCAAGGATCGTCTGCTGGACGAGGCCCCAGTGCTCGTCGTCGATGCCGCGCAGGACGTCGAGTTCGGCGCCTTCGACGTCCACCTTGAGCAGGTTCACGGTGCGGCCCTCCGCGAGGAAGGAGGAGAGCCGTTCCACCGTCGCCCGCACCGGGCGGCCCGTGTGGCCGTGGGCGACCTCGTCCGGCGGGAAGTCCCGGGACAGGACCGCGATCTGGAGTTCCTTGTCCTCCGGGTAGCGGGTCGAATTCCCGGGCATGGCCGGGTAGTAGGTGAACTCCACGCCCTCCTCGCGGTGTGCGCCCAGGGCGCACTGGGTGACGTGGAAGTCGGCCAGGTCATGCAGCTCCGCGTTCTTGCGCAACGCCTTGGCCACTTCGGGCATTGGTTCGAAGGCGTGGATTTCCGCCTTCGGGTACCTGCTGCGGACGAAGAGCGAGAAAAGCCCGACATTGGCTCCGACGTCGAACACCAGGGCGTTTTCCGGTAGTCGGATGTCGTCGTAGCACCCCAGGTTGAAGATTTCCTCGTGCTGCCAATGCGCCTCACCCTCGGCCTCGTTGGGCACCCACAGGTTCAGCTGACCGGCCAACTCGATGAGCAGCAAACCGTCCACGGACCCTCCAGTCGAAAGACGTCGTCCGATATCATTCCCCGCTTTCGGGAGAACGACCGGACAGGACTCAAGCGCCGGGCCGCGGCTCGGCCGGTGAATTGCGGAGCCGCCGGAAGGCGCCACCGGAAGGCGGCGCCGTGCGGCGGCTCACCCCCGCAGTGCGGGCGCGATCTCGGAAAGGTCCAGGCTTTTCGCCCGCTCGATGATCCCGGGCCAGCGGTCGAGGAGCAGCCGGTGCGTCGCGTAGTCCTCGTCGACCTCGCGCACGTACCGCTCGGCGTTCTCCGCCAGGTGCCTGCCGATGCGCGCGTACCGTTCGTCGAACGGGATCAGGATCTCGTTCGCGAGCGCCGTGATCCGCGCCGCCCGGCCGGCGGGGTCGGCGCCTGGCAGCGCGCCGACCGCGCGGCCGATCGCCGCGCGCAGTTCCGCCGGGATCAGCTGCGGCGCGGCGGCGTCGGCGCGGCCGACGGCGCCGGGCTCGTACAGCGGCCCGTAGCTGTTGAAGTAGTCGGCGAACCGGGCGATGCCCTCCCAGTAGAGCTGCTTCTGCTCGGGCACGAAGCGCCCGGAGTGGTACTCGTGGAACACCGCCCTGGTGTGGTGCAGGGCGGGGATGCCCAGCGCCATCGCCAGGTCGAACCCGAAGTAGTCGACGGCCAGGTTGTTGTCGCTCGGCACGCTGGGCAGCAGTTCGTGGATTCTGGTGACCGCCACGTTGCCGCAGTCGGGGTCGGCGCCCTCGTTGGGCGCCAGGCGCAGCGTGCGTTCGTCCCGCCCGTCGTACACCTGCTCGGCGGGGAACACCTCCTCCACCAGCGCGGGCACGTCCTCCGGATCGAAGCCGAGGATTTCGTAGAGCCGGTTGACGATGCCGTACGACCGCGCGGCGAAGTCCTTGACGTCGAGGTTCCATTCGCCGAAGTAGTTGCCGCCCACGACGCAGACCGGCGCGTCGTCGACGGCCGCGCCGTGGCCCTCCGGCCTGGCCGCGTCGACGTCGCCGACGCGTCGGCCGAGGTACGCCAGCTCCACCTCGATCGGGAGGGCGCCCGCGGCCTCGGGGACCTCCTCCCGCAGCAGCCGCGTGTCGGAGTCGCGGCGGTGCAGGGCGTCGGCGCCGAACGAGGCGGTCATCAGGAACAGCTTGTTCATCGCCGTCCCGTAGTTGCGCCGCGGGGAGCGGAACATGTCCTTGACGACGTCGGGCTCGTCGCGCAGCAGTGCGTCGAAATAGGCGTGCTGGAGGTCGAGCGTGAGGTGGTGGATGCGCTGGTCCGGGTTCTCGCGGGCCAGTTCCGCCAGGGTCTCGGCGTTGGTGCGCACGGACGGCCCCCGGTCGGTCTCCGACACCACCAGGGGGATCGACCTGCCGGCCCGTTCCCTGGCGAAGTCGAGTTCCGCGAGGTAGCTGGTCGCCGCGCGCGAGCAGTCCCGGTTCGTGGGGATGAAGAACACCGAGGAGGCGAAGGCGGGTTCTGCGACGTGGTGAGGGGGGATCGCGTTCATGGTGGTCTCTCGTTCTCGGATGGGGCCGGCCGCTTCGGTCACGGTCGGCACGTGGGTCGCGGGACCGGGGGGCCTCGGGCAGCAGCCGGCCCGGGCAGCGAGCGCGCCCACCGCCCCGCCATCACCCCTCCGATGCCGTACGTGGCGTGGGCTCCCGAGAGCACCGGCCGCCCGAACGCCTTCTTCGCCACGACGGCCTGGGCGTCGGAGGCCGCACCGAAAGCACCGCCCGCCGTCGCGAGGAGGGTTGTCACGGCGGCGAAGACCAGCACGGTCGGCCCCGGCGGCGGGACCGCGGTGATCACGCAGGCGGCCACGATACTCACCCGGGTGACCGCGCGACTACCGAATTGGGTGAGGGCCCAGCCGGCCGGCAACGGTGCCGGTGATCACCGGACGATGCCCGCGGGACGCGGGCTCGTGAGGACGACCAGTTGCCGCGTCGCCCTGGTCATCGCGACGTAGCGGTCGACCGCGCCCTCGACCCCCTCACCGAACGCCTCCGGGTCGACGAGGACCACCAGGTCGAACTCAAGTCCCTTCGCCAGCGCGGGAGTGAGCGACCGCACCCGGTCCCTCGGCCGGAACTCCGGAGCACCGATGACGCAGGCGATCCCGTCCGGGTGCTCGTCGAGCCAGCCGTCGAGCACCGCGTCCAGGTCCGCGACGGAGCCGCGCAGGACGGGAACGCCCCCCTCACGCACGGACACCGGCACGTTGGCGTCCGGGAGCACGGCCCTGATGACGGGCTCGGCCTCCGCCATGACCTCGGAAGGCGTCCGGTAGTTGACGCTCAGCGTGGCCA
Above is a genomic segment from Streptomyces marincola containing:
- a CDS encoding FkbM family methyltransferase, with the translated sequence MDGLLLIELAGQLNLWVPNEAEGEAHWQHEEIFNLGCYDDIRLPENALVFDVGANVGLFSLFVRSRYPKAEIHAFEPMPEVAKALRKNAELHDLADFHVTQCALGAHREEGVEFTYYPAMPGNSTRYPEDKELQIAVLSRDFPPDEVAHGHTGRPVRATVERLSSFLAEGRTVNLLKVDVEGAELDVLRGIDDEHWGLVQQTILEVQDLDNQLKDVVGLLESRGMTTRVQPSPLLPPEIRTYMVSGTRAAG
- a CDS encoding ABC transporter permease subunit codes for the protein MTASTHARTTAGGARAREAAEPPARFRDLVGAEWLKLRSLRSVWIAHGATALLVIGLNAGTAYDRWSHWTARDTADLAGFVRDGIPLQIAFSANAALLMAVALGAIGALAVVGEYSSGTIRTTFTAVPARHSVMAAKAVVVAATATVSGALAACVSFAVTQAVLDRRGAGVSLGDPGALQVVAASALLAPVCALAGLALGAALRGTASAMVATVVCVLLLPLALTDGRHWSAVAGHALPYRAWLRLTDVPYAPEATPFPWTVSGAWTVYAGWACAACVLAVAAVRRRDH
- a CDS encoding DUF6271 family protein translates to MNAIPPHHVAEPAFASSVFFIPTNRDCSRAATSYLAELDFARERAGRSIPLVVSETDRGPSVRTNAETLAELARENPDQRIHHLTLDLQHAYFDALLRDEPDVVKDMFRSPRRNYGTAMNKLFLMTASFGADALHRRDSDTRLLREEVPEAAGALPIEVELAYLGRRVGDVDAARPEGHGAAVDDAPVCVVGGNYFGEWNLDVKDFAARSYGIVNRLYEILGFDPEDVPALVEEVFPAEQVYDGRDERTLRLAPNEGADPDCGNVAVTRIHELLPSVPSDNNLAVDYFGFDLAMALGIPALHHTRAVFHEYHSGRFVPEQKQLYWEGIARFADYFNSYGPLYEPGAVGRADAAAPQLIPAELRAAIGRAVGALPGADPAGRAARITALANEILIPFDERYARIGRHLAENAERYVREVDEDYATHRLLLDRWPGIIERAKSLDLSEIAPALRG
- a CDS encoding ABC transporter ATP-binding protein; the protein is MIESSHLTKRYGRTTAVHDLTFTVRPGLVTGFLGPNGSGKSTTLRMILGLHEPTSGTVTVNGQPFGSRSRGLRHVGALLDAHDVHGGRGAAAHLSVLARANRLPRRRVAEVLGEVGLADVAGRRVGAFSLGMKQRLGIASALLGDPPVLVFDEPLNGLDPEGVAWVRGLFRRLAAEGRTVFVSSHLMSEMEHTADRLVVIGRGELIADETVAEFSARGTRRGVTVRTPAAPVLDRLLTAEGAGVRAAGDSLAVTGMAADRIGELARRHGVPLHELRSESASLEDVFMELTASSVQFPGGDAR
- a CDS encoding RtcB family protein, whose translation is MGYTELPGARIPIRMWADPAGVEDGAMRQLRNVTTLPWVRGLAVMPDVHYGKGATVGSVIAMEGAVCPAAVGVDIGCGMSAVRTSLTADDLPDDLSGLRSRIEAAIPVGRAAHDVPVGPARLHGLPRAGLDDLWARFDGVAEAVSFRHERATKQMGTLGGGNHFVEVCTDTEGAVWLMLHSGSRNIGKELAEHHIGEARKLPHNQDLVDRDLAVFVAGTPQMAAYRHDLFWAQEYAAFNRAVMMALLKDVVRREFAAAGPRFGEVISCHHNYVAEERYDGVDLLVTRKGAIRAGDGEYGIIPGSMGTGSYIVRGLGNAASFRSASHGAGRRMSRNAAKRRFTTEDLAAQTRGVECRKDAGVVDEIPGAYKPIEQVIERQRDLVEVVARLKQVVCVKG
- a CDS encoding response regulator, whose translation is MTATPARDPGARCARVLLADDQPLVRAALRMVITDAEDVEVVGEASSGAEAVRLAGELAPDVVVMDIRMPGMDGIEATRLITAGSTPAHVVVLTTFDDDDYVLGALRAGASGFLVKDMALEDILAAVRTVAAGDALIAPSVTRRLIKEFAARPEGTPARRAELDRITDREREVLVLVGKGLSNTEIAERLHISVATAKTYLTRLLAKLDARDRVHLVILAYETGLVGPSS
- a CDS encoding sensor histidine kinase, coding for MHTSPLSPSARRIPPGLWTALAWFAAAVYPIIEYVVLPRQYAYSLSYPRDGLDPLAARLLLALAFALVLAGCVAARRRPVPGWALVLLGTVLTTVAWRQDEIPPPQLLGVDVALCQLAAVRPRRAAVGAVAVTLGVLAAYPALRWLADTESGTASEPFMALTVVTAWLVGDSLRQTRAHTAELHARTVAQAATAERLRIAREMHDTVAHSIGIIALQAGAAARVIETQPERAREALSTVERVGRETLAGLRRTLGALREADREREAGREGGRPWQGDSPRPGAGLADLERLAASTTAAGVPVRVEWRGRRRPLPADVDLAAFRIVQEAVTNVVRHAGGAPCRVRVDHGDDVLAIEVADRGSGARPGRADPSGFGLLGMRERAALLGGHMTAGPRPGGGFLVTARLPVPAADGATERREGAG